One part of the Candidatus Limnocylindrales bacterium genome encodes these proteins:
- a CDS encoding BON domain-containing protein: MVFILISGFLLSKMVMFSICKKYWIYLYFGILLVMAGCATAQKTHPPQQIRSDEEITQEVKEKLYERFPLGTPWNFIEVKTVHGDVYLSGTVEETLTKRAAEDIARNIQGVKDVINGIVVSPRP; encoded by the coding sequence ATGGTTTTTATTCTGATTTCTGGCTTTCTACTCTCTAAAATGGTCATGTTTTCCATCTGTAAAAAATACTGGATCTACCTGTATTTTGGAATACTTCTTGTCATGGCCGGGTGTGCGACGGCTCAAAAAACTCACCCACCCCAGCAAATACGAAGTGATGAGGAAATCACCCAGGAAGTGAAGGAAAAGCTCTATGAACGTTTTCCCCTTGGGACTCCCTGGAATTTCATCGAGGTTAAAACGGTCCATGGGGACGTTTATTTAAGTGGGACTGTAGAGGAAACTCTAACAAAAAGGGCCGCAGAAGACATAGCCCGAAATATCCAGGGAGTCAAAGATGTTATAAATGGCATTGTAGTAAGTCCGAGACCTTGA
- the minC gene encoding septum site-determining protein MinC has translation MQAEKIVEIKGTKSGLAILIDPGALFDVVLNQLDKKLADSNNFFSGAEVDIYVGDRILSSEERKLLKDLVERKYTLYIREFINKQGPIEEKAGEIKSSQRSIARIERNSGNPLRKSRTLTHLVDPILKHEEDTLFLRRTIRSGQTIEYPGNIVILGDVNPGSYLIAGGDIIVLGRLRGVAHAGAQGAENAVVIALQLSPSQLRIAQYIGRSPDNEIQDIQRAEKAYVKDGEVVIESIL, from the coding sequence ATGCAAGCTGAGAAGATTGTTGAAATTAAAGGCACGAAGTCTGGATTGGCTATTTTGATTGATCCAGGAGCGCTTTTTGATGTGGTTTTAAATCAGTTGGATAAGAAGCTGGCGGATTCAAATAATTTCTTTTCTGGGGCAGAAGTGGATATTTATGTTGGAGATCGTATACTTTCTTCCGAAGAACGCAAGTTACTCAAAGACCTCGTTGAGAGAAAATATACCTTATATATTCGGGAATTTATTAATAAGCAAGGGCCTATAGAAGAAAAAGCTGGAGAGATCAAATCCTCGCAAAGATCGATTGCCCGGATTGAACGAAACAGTGGGAATCCTCTGAGGAAATCGAGGACGCTTACCCATCTGGTAGATCCTATCCTAAAACATGAAGAGGATACACTGTTTTTGCGTAGAACGATACGATCCGGTCAAACCATTGAGTATCCCGGTAACATTGTTATTTTGGGAGATGTAAATCCGGGCAGTTACCTGATAGCTGGAGGGGATATCATTGTACTGGGGCGTCTCCGGGGGGTTGCCCATGCCGGCGCTCAAGGAGCTGAAAATGCCGTAGTTATTGCCTTGCAATTGAGTCCCTCTCAGCTTAGAATAGCTCAATATATTGGTCGCTCACCCGACAATGAAATTCAAGATATTCAAAGGGCTGAAAAAGCATACGTAAAAGATGGAGAGGTTGTTATTGAATCCATTCTTTAA
- a CDS encoding Glu/Leu/Phe/Val dehydrogenase, protein MVGEKTEWESPLYQMVVRQFNKAVERMKLDPGIVERLRYPQRSLIVTFPVKMDNGQVEIFEGYRVQHTLSMPTKGGIRYHQAVTLGEITALAMLMTWKCALIGLPFSGAKGGVRCNPEQLSMAELERLTRRYTAEITSMIGPDSDIPAPDISTNEQVMAWMMDTYSQQKGHAIPEVVTGKPVSIGGSLGRYEATGRGVVYVITEAAKLLGMNLNGARAVIQGFGNVGSITAKQLAKTGCKVIAVSDIKGGLYNPKGLDVKDLINYVKQNQFLEGYSQAEPITHEELFELPCDILVPAALSNQITEKNALKINCRILAEGADGPSTLEADQILRDKGVLILPDILCNAGGVIVSYFEWVQDLQNYFWTLKQINNRLRRILTRAFRNVYERSHREKTNMRMAALMIGIGRVVEAKRVRGLYP, encoded by the coding sequence ATGGTCGGAGAGAAAACAGAATGGGAAAGTCCCCTCTATCAAATGGTCGTTCGCCAGTTTAACAAGGCCGTAGAGCGGATGAAGCTGGATCCTGGGATTGTTGAACGGCTTCGATATCCCCAGCGGTCTTTAATTGTAACCTTTCCGGTTAAAATGGATAATGGTCAGGTTGAGATTTTTGAAGGTTACCGGGTTCAGCATACGTTAAGTATGCCCACCAAAGGAGGAATTCGATATCACCAGGCAGTAACCCTGGGAGAAATAACGGCCCTGGCTATGTTGATGACCTGGAAGTGTGCCTTAATCGGTTTACCTTTCAGTGGGGCCAAAGGTGGGGTGCGCTGTAATCCAGAACAATTATCCATGGCCGAGCTGGAACGACTGACCCGGCGTTATACGGCCGAGATTACCAGTATGATCGGACCGGATTCGGATATCCCGGCCCCGGATATCTCTACAAATGAGCAGGTTATGGCCTGGATGATGGATACCTACAGTCAGCAAAAGGGTCATGCCATTCCGGAAGTGGTTACAGGAAAGCCGGTCAGTATTGGTGGATCTCTGGGAAGATACGAGGCTACGGGGCGAGGTGTTGTGTATGTGATTACAGAAGCTGCGAAACTTTTAGGAATGAATCTTAATGGAGCCAGAGCGGTTATTCAGGGTTTCGGAAATGTTGGATCGATTACGGCCAAACAGCTTGCTAAAACGGGTTGTAAGGTTATTGCCGTCAGTGACATCAAGGGAGGTCTTTACAATCCCAAGGGACTAGATGTTAAAGATCTTATTAACTACGTAAAACAAAATCAATTCTTGGAAGGTTATTCCCAGGCTGAACCTATCACCCATGAAGAGCTGTTCGAACTTCCCTGTGATATCCTGGTTCCAGCCGCTCTTTCCAATCAAATTACAGAAAAAAATGCCCTCAAAATTAATTGCCGGATCCTGGCAGAAGGGGCCGACGGGCCCAGCACCCTGGAAGCCGACCAAATCTTGCGGGATAAAGGAGTTTTGATCCTTCCGGATATTCTCTGTAACGCCGGAGGCGTGATCGTCTCTTACTTTGAGTGGGTTCAGGATTTACAGAATTACTTCTGGACCCTTAAACAGATCAACAATCGGCTCCGAAGAATTCTTACCCGAGCCTTCCGAAATGTTTATGAACGATCCCATCGAGAGAAAACGAATATGCGGATGGCTGCTTTAATGATAGGAATTGGACGGGTTGTGGAAGCAAAACGCGTTCGAGGACTGTATCCGTGA
- the tsaE gene encoding tRNA (adenosine(37)-N6)-threonylcarbamoyltransferase complex ATPase subunit type 1 TsaE encodes MYTRTLLSQSPEETHRLGIKLGKNLDAGDVVALTGELGSGKTCLIQGITVGLDILNPRQVTSPTFTLINEYQGRVPIYHFDLYRINKLEELFDLGFEEYFYGKGVTLVEWAEKILDWLPPQRLSVYLKILSEGQREIQLSTSQTKFERLFQSL; translated from the coding sequence TTGTATACCCGGACCCTGTTATCCCAATCTCCTGAGGAGACCCATCGGCTAGGGATTAAGCTGGGAAAAAATTTAGATGCTGGCGACGTGGTTGCTTTAACCGGAGAGTTAGGTTCCGGTAAAACCTGCTTAATTCAGGGGATTACCGTAGGATTGGATATCTTAAACCCTAGGCAGGTAACCAGTCCTACTTTTACCTTGATTAATGAATATCAAGGCCGGGTTCCGATTTATCACTTCGATTTATACCGGATTAATAAACTCGAAGAGCTCTTCGATTTAGGATTTGAGGAGTATTTTTACGGAAAAGGCGTAACACTGGTTGAGTGGGCAGAGAAAATTTTGGACTGGCTTCCACCGCAGAGATTATCCGTTTACCTAAAGATCCTTTCGGAAGGACAACGCGAAATTCAACTTTCAACCTCCCAGACAAAGTTTGAAAGGCTTTTCCAGAGTTTGTAA
- a CDS encoding metal ABC transporter substrate-binding protein: MFYILSSLCKVNVFFISIVLLVLNLLIESSSQALEKLQVVTTFPHDAAIAVEIGGSYVQVESLTRGEEDPHLVTTRFSLIPLLNRADLLVVNGQLLEVMWLPELLQKSRNDKILPGKSGYLDVSRGADLIFYSPDEVGRSPLFDANFVYGAKTGQIANHHYWLNPANGLVIAKNISEKLSELDPDHESTYRTNYEKFASRLRERIQEWDKQMIPYAGLQVVSYHRSWNYLLNRHGIRILGYIEPLELGLPKQSSLKKLARQMKIQKVRLILLETYQDKKVAGQLAGETGAHILVLPSSVGPNLGVQDYFQLFEVIYGKLLEAFKGLQG; this comes from the coding sequence ATGTTTTATATCTTATCCTCTTTGTGTAAAGTCAACGTGTTTTTCATTTCGATTGTTCTTTTAGTTTTAAATCTTCTTATAGAAAGTAGCTCCCAGGCCCTGGAAAAGCTCCAGGTAGTCACTACTTTTCCGCACGATGCAGCTATTGCTGTAGAAATTGGTGGCTCCTATGTCCAGGTAGAAAGCCTGACCCGGGGGGAAGAGGATCCTCATCTTGTGACCACCCGATTCTCCCTCATTCCTCTTCTCAATCGGGCGGACCTTCTCGTCGTCAACGGGCAACTTCTGGAAGTCATGTGGTTACCGGAACTTCTACAAAAATCCAGAAACGATAAAATATTACCTGGAAAATCCGGCTATCTGGATGTTTCAAGGGGAGCGGATCTTATCTTTTATAGCCCGGATGAGGTAGGTCGTTCGCCGCTTTTCGATGCGAATTTTGTCTATGGAGCCAAGACCGGTCAAATTGCAAATCATCATTACTGGCTTAACCCGGCTAACGGGCTGGTCATTGCCAAGAATATTTCTGAAAAGTTGAGTGAACTGGATCCGGATCATGAATCTACGTATCGAACGAATTATGAAAAGTTTGCGTCCAGGCTTCGGGAAAGAATTCAGGAATGGGACAAACAGATGATCCCCTATGCCGGACTTCAAGTGGTCAGTTATCATCGTAGCTGGAATTATTTGCTGAATCGGCATGGGATTCGGATATTGGGTTATATCGAACCCCTGGAGCTTGGCCTACCTAAGCAGAGTTCTTTGAAGAAACTGGCCCGACAGATGAAGATCCAGAAGGTTCGGTTAATCCTCCTGGAAACCTATCAGGATAAAAAAGTAGCCGGTCAACTGGCCGGGGAGACCGGCGCCCATATCCTGGTTCTTCCCTCTTCGGTTGGCCCAAACCTCGGTGTCCAGGACTACTTTCAACTTTTTGAAGTTATTTATGGGAAGTTGCTCGAAGCCTTTAAAGGTTTGCAGGGGTGA
- a CDS encoding metal ABC transporter ATP-binding protein — translation MPAQIELINLSIGYGHQPLLEGITLSIQKGEFWGIVGPNGAGKSTLVKTILGILKPLQGRIEKIDTLTFGYVPQRSTLDDIFPVTALDVVLMGRYPARGIGRIRPEDRHLAHDYLEKVGASSIAGKLFRSLSGGQKQRVLIARALALEPDVLVLDEPMDGMDIAGEASIMELILKLRKDLDCTLLMVTHSLHLIANYGEKLILIRPETRRIEYGEVTWLLTQDKLREIYNLDLEVHNWNEHRVVLMRGSLKRNSET, via the coding sequence ATGCCGGCTCAAATTGAACTGATCAATCTATCCATTGGATATGGCCATCAACCTTTACTGGAAGGAATTACCCTCTCCATTCAAAAAGGAGAGTTTTGGGGTATTGTAGGCCCTAACGGGGCCGGGAAATCCACCTTGGTAAAAACCATCCTGGGGATTTTAAAACCTCTTCAGGGTCGAATTGAGAAAATCGATACTTTAACCTTTGGATATGTCCCCCAAAGGAGTACCCTGGATGATATTTTTCCGGTGACTGCCTTAGACGTGGTCCTCATGGGTCGGTACCCGGCCCGGGGGATAGGACGAATTCGACCTGAAGACCGGCATTTGGCTCATGATTATCTTGAAAAAGTCGGAGCTTCTTCCATTGCCGGAAAACTTTTTCGCTCTCTATCCGGTGGACAAAAGCAGCGGGTCCTGATTGCCCGGGCACTGGCTTTGGAGCCCGATGTTCTGGTACTCGATGAACCCATGGATGGAATGGATATTGCCGGAGAAGCCAGCATTATGGAGTTAATATTAAAACTCCGTAAAGATCTTGACTGTACCCTGCTCATGGTAACCCATTCCCTTCATTTAATAGCAAATTACGGAGAGAAACTTATTTTGATTCGACCGGAGACCCGTAGAATTGAGTATGGTGAGGTTACCTGGTTATTAACCCAGGATAAACTCAGGGAAATCTACAACCTGGATTTGGAAGTTCATAACTGGAATGAACATCGCGTGGTCTTAATGCGAGGATCTTTAAAGAGAAACAGCGAGACTTAA
- the minD gene encoding septum site-determining protein MinD gives MESKAIVVTSGKGGVGKTTTTANLGVGLALLGKKVVVVDADIGLRNLDMILGLENRIVYDLVHVVEKRCKLSQALIRDKNVKTLFLLPAAQTRDKDDVSPEQMIELIETLKKEFDYVLIDCPAGIEAGFRNAVVGADFAIVVTTPEVSSVRDVDRVIGLLEASEKSQPKLIINRIKPDLVKRGDMMDASAILQILAVELLGIVPDDENMVAYTNRGEPAALSPRSPAGKAYRNIAMRLEGQKVDVLSPEGEKGGLLKGLKRLVGID, from the coding sequence ATGGAAAGTAAAGCCATTGTTGTTACTTCCGGAAAAGGCGGAGTCGGTAAAACCACAACCACAGCCAACCTGGGGGTTGGCCTCGCCTTGTTAGGGAAGAAGGTGGTTGTTGTCGATGCAGATATCGGATTACGTAATTTAGATATGATTTTAGGACTGGAAAATAGAATTGTTTATGATCTCGTTCATGTGGTCGAAAAACGCTGCAAGCTGAGCCAGGCGCTGATTCGAGATAAAAATGTGAAGACTTTATTTTTATTACCTGCAGCACAAACCCGGGATAAAGACGACGTATCTCCGGAGCAGATGATTGAACTGATTGAGACGCTCAAAAAGGAGTTTGATTATGTTTTGATCGATTGCCCGGCTGGAATCGAAGCTGGGTTTCGAAATGCAGTAGTTGGGGCCGACTTTGCAATCGTGGTAACGACACCAGAAGTCTCCTCTGTAAGAGATGTGGATCGGGTGATAGGACTTTTGGAAGCCTCTGAAAAGAGCCAACCTAAACTGATTATTAATCGAATTAAGCCGGATTTAGTTAAAAGAGGGGATATGATGGATGCCAGTGCGATTCTCCAGATTCTTGCTGTGGAACTCCTGGGGATCGTTCCCGACGATGAAAACATGGTGGCCTATACAAACCGGGGGGAACCGGCTGCTTTATCCCCCAGATCCCCGGCCGGTAAAGCTTATCGCAATATCGCCATGCGATTGGAAGGCCAGAAAGTAGATGTCCTCTCTCCAGAAGGAGAAAAGGGCGGACTGTTGAAGGGGCTTAAAAGATTAGTTGGAATAGACTAG
- a CDS encoding metal ABC transporter permease produces the protein MEYLLHIPLIKDILLAESNGMTFWEALPILRNGILACMVAAILSSYLGVYVILRRIVFVSAALSQISSLGIALSFLISNRLAGPQGFSGQEGSGSFFTFQSGMSLIFACMAAGLIALQLQERRLTRESVLGILYTVPAGLVLLILDRTAKDAHEIENVLFGNAVFVSTPQLLFLILISLVVLFFHGLFYKQFIFTAFDADTARAAGLKTHRFNQLLFLTLAVAISISISSIGALPVFAFMILPSASALLITHRLLTTFAVAVVFGFGSALVGFYLSFLFSLPTGPTMLVIAALCLMPGLLLVILRA, from the coding sequence GTGGAATATTTACTCCATATCCCCTTAATCAAAGATATTCTACTTGCAGAAAGTAACGGCATGACTTTCTGGGAAGCCCTACCTATTCTCCGGAACGGAATCTTAGCCTGTATGGTGGCAGCTATTCTAAGTTCTTACTTAGGAGTTTACGTTATTCTCAGGCGGATTGTTTTTGTCAGTGCGGCCCTTTCCCAGATTTCTTCACTGGGAATTGCCCTATCTTTTTTGATAAGTAACCGATTGGCCGGCCCGCAAGGATTTTCCGGGCAGGAAGGGTCTGGAAGTTTTTTCACCTTTCAGAGCGGGATGTCTTTAATTTTTGCCTGTATGGCTGCCGGCCTTATAGCTCTGCAATTACAGGAACGGCGATTGACCCGGGAGAGCGTTTTGGGAATCCTCTATACTGTACCGGCAGGGTTGGTTCTGCTCATTCTAGACCGCACAGCGAAGGACGCCCATGAGATTGAGAATGTACTTTTCGGTAATGCCGTCTTTGTCTCGACTCCCCAACTTCTTTTTCTGATCCTTATCAGCCTGGTGGTTCTATTTTTTCATGGGCTCTTTTACAAGCAATTTATCTTTACGGCTTTTGATGCCGATACGGCCCGGGCCGCCGGACTAAAAACCCATAGATTTAATCAATTGCTTTTCTTAACTCTGGCCGTAGCTATATCCATTTCCATCAGTTCCATTGGAGCTTTACCGGTATTTGCCTTTATGATCTTACCGTCAGCCTCGGCACTTCTCATCACCCATCGGCTTCTAACGACCTTTGCTGTTGCCGTGGTATTCGGATTCGGTTCGGCCCTGGTCGGATTTTACTTGTCGTTTTTATTTTCTCTTCCTACGGGTCCTACCATGCTGGTTATAGCCGCTCTCTGTTTGATGCCGGGTTTACTTTTAGTTATTCTGAGGGCCTGA
- a CDS encoding Npt1/Npt2 family nucleotide transporter — MSGKLAALWNIYPGEGWPMLLLLIHSFFLGITLVFFYTAANALFLATFDVKILPYAYITSAGVITLGGFLYSKLEKRLPVTRLLPGTLAFLFISVCAFYLGLWVPIRWLIFGLLIWSDMLDMLMGLEFWGLAGRLFNVRQGKRLFGLIGSGDTATRILSGFSIPLLVQVLGTPNLLLISAGGLILCLIVLLIILHRFRERILIPQEEQTETKKVQNQIFHLLKDRYLVLIFLLAVFSVFATYFLNYIFLEQVKADREHADELSRFLGVFYGATDIVSLGFRTLLSGRLLNQHGLKVGLTLLPLMLAVGTVLAVLAGTVFGAVALFFWLVAMNRLTDRVLRKAIFKPAFLILYQPLRASERLSAQVAVEGMVGPVSSGLAGISLLLFNLNGSFSPVRLAYVMLFILAGWVIVSILIQSEYAVALTRALTRRTLEGMSLSLGDASSLAVLKEKLKSSHPNEIIYSLNILEKIEHDALDSFLMDLLEHPAPEVRRDVLLRIERRVEVEFKPVSSVLTLVNKRLKLESSPSVQAAALRALSALGETEVVEQVAPYLENPDLQVRMGAMVGLLRNGGIAGILLAGENLTNWVNSPDPHERELAAQVLGEVGIRSFYHPLLKLLRDEDPQVHRAALIAAGRVQNPKLWPLVLEDLSSPMFYHAAASALVVAGESVLSELALMFNKKNQPREVLIRIARICGRIRGNQVITLLRDKIDFPDEDVRYYILVSLSLCGYRAQEGEVLRVHQKIREEIEDATWTLAALVGIGEEASVFLLKKALTYELEQNQKRILLLLSFIYDSPSILRARDNLLQDSPEKRAYALEIIDLLISQELKPMLFPLLEGLTPTQRLNRLHAFFPQQSLDRGQQLERIISRSDRWIHPWTKTCALYALAYNTSLSNPSILSAVISALSDSNPIVRETAIWTLSRLDPLKYQSYTRSLPGNVGPEIIRAIRQVEAEKSGEKVPLLLIERVILLKTLGIFSETPEQVLIEVASILEEIEIKVGQPIFEKGDMGSCMYIITDGQVRVHDGTQTLRTLGPGDIFGELSVLDPEPRSASVTALENTRLFRLYRDGLYELMTDHIEVVRGIIRVLCRWLRTGNQKIVEHVHSKEILKKHLSEKITRTIKRTVGERKRSEFVLLPLEKVIILKTVSIFSETSEEILTEIASLLEEVELGAGETIFEKGDMGSCMYIVIDGRVRIHDGEQTLAYAGEREIFGEMAVLDPEPRSASATTTEVTRLFRLDQDALYILMADHIEVVHGIIRVLCKRIRASYQTQISLQVYPSA; from the coding sequence ATGTCAGGCAAATTGGCCGCGTTATGGAATATTTATCCCGGTGAAGGCTGGCCTATGTTGTTATTGCTGATACATTCCTTTTTCCTGGGGATCACTCTGGTCTTTTTTTACACAGCCGCTAACGCTTTATTTCTTGCTACCTTCGATGTTAAAATTCTCCCCTATGCGTATATAACCTCGGCAGGAGTCATTACCCTAGGGGGGTTTCTCTATTCAAAGTTAGAAAAACGTCTCCCGGTTACCCGGCTTTTGCCGGGCACACTCGCCTTCTTATTCATTTCCGTTTGTGCCTTTTATTTGGGCCTTTGGGTTCCTATCCGATGGTTGATCTTTGGACTTTTGATCTGGTCCGACATGTTGGATATGCTTATGGGCCTTGAATTTTGGGGACTTGCTGGACGCCTGTTCAATGTACGACAGGGTAAACGGTTGTTCGGTTTGATCGGCTCCGGAGATACGGCTACCCGAATTCTCAGCGGCTTTTCCATCCCCTTGCTGGTTCAAGTCTTAGGTACGCCGAATCTTTTACTCATTTCGGCGGGAGGTTTGATCTTATGTCTGATTGTTCTCCTGATCATCCTCCACCGGTTCCGGGAACGCATCCTTATTCCTCAAGAAGAGCAAACAGAAACAAAGAAGGTTCAAAATCAGATCTTTCACCTTCTGAAGGATCGGTATCTTGTTTTGATTTTTCTCTTGGCCGTTTTTTCCGTGTTCGCAACTTACTTCTTAAATTATATCTTTCTGGAGCAGGTCAAAGCAGATCGTGAGCATGCCGATGAATTATCCAGGTTTTTAGGAGTTTTTTATGGGGCAACCGATATAGTCAGCCTTGGATTCCGGACCCTTTTATCCGGTCGACTGCTTAATCAGCATGGCCTTAAAGTTGGATTGACACTCCTTCCCCTCATGCTGGCAGTAGGTACCGTATTGGCAGTCCTTGCAGGTACGGTATTTGGAGCTGTTGCCCTGTTTTTCTGGTTGGTAGCCATGAATAGGTTGACTGACCGCGTCTTGAGAAAGGCGATATTTAAACCTGCTTTTCTCATTCTTTATCAACCCTTAAGGGCCAGCGAACGGTTAAGTGCTCAGGTTGCCGTAGAGGGTATGGTAGGACCTGTATCCAGTGGACTGGCAGGTATAAGCCTGCTCCTGTTCAATTTGAACGGTTCCTTCAGTCCGGTAAGGCTTGCTTATGTCATGCTCTTTATCCTGGCCGGTTGGGTTATCGTTTCTATTTTGATTCAGTCGGAATATGCCGTTGCTTTAACACGGGCTTTAACCCGGCGTACACTGGAAGGAATGTCCCTTTCCTTGGGTGATGCCTCGAGTCTTGCCGTCTTAAAGGAAAAACTCAAGAGCTCTCATCCCAATGAGATTATTTATTCGTTGAATATTCTAGAAAAAATAGAGCATGACGCCTTGGATTCCTTTCTAATGGATTTATTGGAGCATCCCGCTCCAGAAGTTCGTCGGGATGTTCTGCTCAGGATTGAGCGGAGGGTAGAAGTGGAGTTTAAACCGGTTTCTTCTGTATTAACCCTGGTTAATAAAAGGCTTAAGCTGGAAAGCTCCCCATCGGTTCAGGCGGCTGCATTAAGAGCTTTAAGTGCTCTGGGAGAAACCGAAGTAGTCGAACAGGTTGCTCCTTATCTTGAAAATCCTGACCTACAGGTAAGAATGGGGGCCATGGTTGGCTTACTACGTAATGGTGGAATAGCAGGGATTCTGTTGGCCGGCGAAAATCTAACTAACTGGGTAAATTCCCCAGATCCCCATGAACGGGAACTGGCTGCACAGGTGTTGGGAGAGGTTGGAATTCGTAGTTTTTACCATCCTCTCTTGAAGTTACTCAGAGACGAAGACCCGCAAGTCCATCGAGCTGCCTTAATAGCTGCCGGGAGGGTTCAGAATCCGAAGTTATGGCCCCTGGTACTCGAGGATCTTTCCTCTCCTATGTTTTATCATGCTGCTGCTTCGGCCCTGGTTGTTGCGGGGGAATCGGTCTTATCAGAACTGGCCTTGATGTTCAATAAGAAAAACCAGCCCCGGGAGGTCCTCATTCGAATTGCCCGAATTTGTGGACGAATCCGGGGGAATCAAGTCATAACCCTGCTCCGAGACAAAATCGATTTCCCGGATGAAGATGTCCGTTACTATATTTTAGTTTCCTTAAGTCTCTGCGGTTACCGGGCCCAGGAGGGGGAGGTCCTCAGGGTCCATCAAAAAATCCGGGAGGAAATCGAGGATGCTACCTGGACCCTGGCAGCCCTGGTAGGAATCGGAGAAGAAGCCTCGGTATTTCTTTTGAAAAAGGCTTTGACCTATGAATTAGAACAAAATCAGAAGCGAATCCTTCTATTATTATCCTTTATTTATGATTCCCCATCCATTTTACGGGCCCGGGATAATCTCCTACAGGATTCCCCCGAAAAGAGAGCTTATGCCCTTGAGATTATTGATCTTTTGATTTCTCAAGAGCTAAAACCGATGCTCTTTCCTTTGCTGGAGGGTTTAACCCCTACCCAACGTCTTAACCGCCTTCATGCTTTCTTTCCTCAACAAAGTCTGGATCGAGGTCAACAACTAGAGAGGATTATAAGCCGATCGGACCGGTGGATACATCCATGGACTAAAACCTGTGCCCTTTATGCCCTGGCCTATAATACCTCTCTTTCCAATCCCTCTATTCTCTCTGCAGTTATTTCGGCTCTCTCGGATTCTAATCCGATAGTGAGAGAAACCGCGATCTGGACTTTATCTCGACTCGATCCCTTAAAGTATCAGAGTTATACAAGAAGTTTACCCGGCAATGTCGGTCCCGAGATCATTCGTGCTATCCGGCAGGTGGAAGCCGAAAAAAGCGGAGAAAAGGTCCCGCTCTTGCTGATCGAAAGGGTGATCCTTTTGAAAACCCTGGGTATCTTCTCGGAAACTCCGGAGCAAGTTCTGATCGAAGTGGCTTCTATCCTCGAGGAAATTGAAATAAAGGTAGGGCAACCGATTTTTGAAAAAGGAGATATGGGAAGTTGTATGTATATCATTACAGACGGACAGGTACGCGTCCATGATGGAACCCAAACCCTCCGTACCTTAGGGCCCGGGGATATTTTTGGTGAGTTATCAGTGCTGGATCCTGAACCCCGCTCGGCCTCGGTGACGGCCCTTGAAAACACACGGCTTTTTCGTCTTTATCGGGATGGGCTTTATGAGCTTATGACCGATCATATTGAAGTGGTTCGTGGTATTATTCGTGTTTTGTGCCGGTGGTTACGCACGGGGAATCAGAAAATCGTTGAGCATGTCCATTCAAAAGAAATCCTGAAGAAGCATCTCAGTGAAAAAATTACCCGAACGATAAAACGAACAGTTGGGGAAAGAAAAAGAAGCGAATTTGTGCTGTTACCCCTTGAAAAAGTTATTATCTTAAAAACGGTTAGTATTTTTTCTGAGACTTCGGAAGAAATCCTGACCGAGATAGCCTCCCTCCTTGAAGAGGTGGAGTTAGGGGCAGGGGAAACCATTTTTGAAAAGGGAGATATGGGAAGTTGCATGTATATTGTTATAGATGGTCGGGTACGTATCCACGATGGGGAACAAACCCTGGCTTATGCCGGAGAGCGAGAAATTTTTGGCGAAATGGCCGTCTTAGATCCCGAACCCCGTTCGGCTTCTGCTACCACTACAGAAGTTACCCGCCTTTTCCGCCTTGATCAGGATGCCCTTTATATATTAATGGCCGATCATATTGAGGTGGTTCATGGAATTATTCGTGTTTTGTGTAAACGGATACGGGCCTCATATCAAACGCAGATTAGTCTGCAAGTTTACCCTTCTGCCTGA
- the minE gene encoding cell division topological specificity factor MinE yields MIDYIKTLFRPRPRSADIASERLKIILHHERRNIDSPLLEQLKEEIIKVVRKFVEVDPDHIEINLKKGDNVEVLDVTVPIASNPIKMR; encoded by the coding sequence ATGATAGATTATATTAAAACTTTATTCAGACCAAGACCACGTAGTGCCGATATTGCCAGCGAAAGATTAAAAATTATTCTCCACCACGAGAGGAGAAACATCGATTCCCCGCTGTTGGAACAATTAAAGGAGGAAATTATCAAAGTAGTCAGAAAATTTGTAGAGGTTGACCCGGATCATATTGAAATCAACCTGAAAAAGGGAGATAATGTGGAGGTTTTAGATGTAACGGTCCCTATCGCCAGTAATCCCATAAAAATGCGCTAA